In Coleofasciculus chthonoplastes PCC 7420, the following proteins share a genomic window:
- the pstB gene encoding phosphate ABC transporter ATP-binding protein PstB: protein MESNQKVASPNQGNEQSTETVLRTETLDIYYGKFLAVKGVSMAIPKNRITAFIGPSGCGKSTLIRCFNRLNDLIDSFHIEGKVYYRQKDLYDKSVDPVEVRRRIGMVFQKPNPFPKTIYDNIAYGARVNNYKGDLDELVENSLRAAALWDEVKDKLKTNGMSLSGGQQQRLCIARAIAINPDVVLMDEPCASLDPISTLKVEDLMHELKQKYSIVIVTHNMQQATRVADMTAFFNARATEKGGKQGYLVEYDETENIFQNPKEEATKDYVSGRFG from the coding sequence ATGGAATCTAATCAAAAAGTAGCAAGTCCGAATCAAGGTAATGAACAATCAACAGAAACGGTTTTACGCACAGAAACCCTAGATATTTACTACGGAAAATTTTTAGCGGTCAAAGGGGTGTCTATGGCAATTCCCAAAAACCGGATCACGGCTTTTATCGGTCCTTCGGGTTGTGGTAAAAGTACCTTGATTCGTTGCTTCAACCGTCTCAACGATTTAATTGATTCATTCCACATTGAGGGTAAGGTTTACTATCGCCAGAAAGACCTTTATGACAAAAGTGTTGATCCGGTAGAAGTACGACGGCGGATTGGTATGGTGTTCCAAAAACCCAACCCATTTCCTAAAACAATTTATGACAACATTGCTTATGGTGCCAGGGTAAATAACTATAAAGGGGATCTAGATGAATTAGTGGAAAACTCCCTACGCGCTGCCGCTTTATGGGATGAGGTCAAAGATAAGCTGAAAACCAACGGGATGTCCCTATCTGGGGGACAACAGCAACGGTTATGTATTGCCCGGGCGATCGCTATTAACCCGGATGTGGTATTAATGGACGAACCTTGTGCGTCTCTTGACCCGATTTCCACCCTCAAGGTTGAAGACTTAATGCACGAACTGAAACAAAAATACAGTATTGTGATTGTGACGCACAATATGCAGCAAGCCACACGGGTTGCCGACATGACCGCCTTCTTCAATGCCAGAGCCACAGAAAAGGGTGGAAAACAGGGGTATTTAGTTGAGTACGACGAAACCGAAAATATCTTTCAAAATCCCAAGGAGGAAGCCACGAAAGACTATGTAAGCGGACGTTTCGGGTGA
- a CDS encoding ion transporter produces the protein MPNKTLQARLDRFIHAPQTELALIVLILLSVILVIAEVTLDNNTQAYKLVYLTQELLTGIFIIELTIRYFAAKNKRRFFRHYWLDIIAVLPLLRAFRLLRVLRLLRLLRVGILLNQNLNRLGSTLATSIGVQIGVLLVVGLIILVGAIAIHLLEGFTNPDFASVKDSLWWSFFTLVSGEPIGGEPQTDAGRLVTLIVILGGLTMFAMFTGVVSAVMVQRLRTVMEIKHWELDELRDHIVICGWNRSGHLLIEQLQADPSLKHHPIVVVAEFIQTPERELKHVNRSQIYFYTGDYTTIDVLEAVGIYHTSRAILLADATHPRSDQDRDARTVLAALTIEKLHPGIYTCAQLLDGKNNVQLRVAGVEDVIVADELASHLMATSVRNWGSVDVLAELLTVQTGNQIYKISLPQQWNGISFWNAAQWLKEELDSILVAVERQTQGRRETLVNPAKDEQLMLGDRLVVIARHQPQIERVLKAKKQ, from the coding sequence ATGCCCAACAAAACCCTACAAGCCCGTTTGGATCGCTTTATCCATGCCCCCCAAACTGAACTGGCGCTAATCGTTCTCATTCTGCTTTCTGTAATTCTCGTGATTGCGGAAGTCACGCTTGATAATAACACTCAAGCCTATAAACTTGTCTATCTGACTCAAGAACTACTCACGGGCATCTTTATTATCGAGTTGACAATTCGCTATTTTGCTGCTAAAAATAAACGCCGTTTCTTCCGCCACTATTGGTTAGATATTATTGCCGTATTGCCCCTATTGCGAGCCTTTCGCCTGTTGCGGGTATTGCGCCTCCTACGACTATTGCGAGTGGGAATCCTACTCAATCAGAATTTAAATCGTCTTGGCTCTACCTTAGCCACGAGTATTGGTGTCCAGATTGGCGTATTGCTGGTTGTCGGTTTAATTATTTTAGTCGGCGCGATCGCGATTCACTTGCTAGAGGGGTTTACCAATCCGGATTTCGCCTCTGTGAAGGATTCCCTCTGGTGGAGCTTTTTTACCCTTGTATCCGGAGAACCCATCGGCGGCGAACCTCAAACCGATGCGGGGCGATTGGTTACACTCATAGTAATCCTGGGTGGCTTGACGATGTTTGCCATGTTTACGGGTGTCGTTTCCGCCGTCATGGTACAACGATTGAGAACAGTGATGGAAATTAAACACTGGGAATTGGACGAACTACGCGATCATATTGTTATCTGTGGCTGGAATCGCAGTGGACATCTGCTGATTGAGCAACTGCAAGCCGATCCCAGTTTAAAACACCATCCGATTGTGGTGGTTGCTGAATTTATCCAAACTCCGGAGCGAGAACTGAAACATGTTAATCGTTCCCAAATTTATTTCTATACCGGAGATTACACGACAATTGATGTCCTAGAAGCGGTGGGAATTTATCACACCTCACGGGCTATTTTGTTGGCAGATGCTACCCATCCGCGCAGTGATCAGGATCGGGATGCACGAACTGTTTTAGCGGCATTAACGATTGAAAAACTCCATCCGGGTATCTATACCTGCGCTCAACTTCTTGATGGCAAAAATAATGTGCAACTGCGAGTAGCGGGAGTGGAAGATGTGATTGTGGCGGATGAATTGGCGAGTCATTTAATGGCGACTTCAGTGCGAAACTGGGGTTCTGTGGATGTGTTAGCGGAATTGCTCACTGTGCAAACGGGGAACCAAATCTATAAAATTTCCCTACCCCAGCAATGGAATGGTATTTCATTCTGGAATGCGGCTCAATGGCTAAAAGAGGAGCTAGATAGTATTTTAGTTGCTGTGGAACGGCAAACTCAGGGGCGTCGAGAGACTCTGGTTAACCCAGCCAAAGATGAACAACTCATGTTGGGCGATCGCTTGGTTGTGATTGCTCGCCACCAGCCCCAAATTGAGAGAGTTCTTAAGGCTAAAAAGCAATAG
- a CDS encoding IS4 family transposase, whose product MPNRVEILKRQFTNSVGLPFRELLPESTLVEALEAEKIEYRNRLFNPIVTLWAFLSQVLDTDKSLQNAVSRIISWLAADGEAIPSSDTGGYSKARKRLSEKFLVRLLGKTAQGLEKQTTTEDLWCDRHVKLCDGSTVVMSDTPLNQTEYPQHSNQTLGCGFPIAKIVVMFSLATGAALEILIAPFRTGEVTLARQLYPKLMPDDVVLADRAFGSYVDLVLIQQYSADAVFRKHQSRKSDFRRGKKLGIGDHIVTWSKPHRRPTGMSQDEFAKLPTHVQVREIHLLIQQKGFRSKEIILVTTLLDAQVYTKTKLAQLYQWRWQVEVDLRHVKTTLGMEMLRGKTPEMVRKEIYVHLLAYNLLRTVMWQAGKQAGVCPVRISLQGTRQHLSHFCCQFYKAGAKKRAKLYDAFLIVVTDKLLPERPYRYEPRLKKRRPKPYGWMQQPRDVLKRQLVA is encoded by the coding sequence ATGCCTAATCGCGTCGAAATTCTCAAGCGCCAATTTACTAACAGTGTGGGACTGCCGTTTCGGGAGTTATTGCCGGAGTCAACCCTTGTTGAAGCCTTAGAAGCCGAAAAGATAGAGTATCGTAACCGTCTGTTTAACCCCATCGTTACCTTGTGGGCATTTCTGTCTCAAGTATTGGATACAGATAAAAGCCTGCAAAATGCTGTGAGTCGCATTATTTCGTGGTTGGCAGCGGATGGAGAAGCGATTCCGTCGTCGGACACAGGAGGATACTCGAAAGCCAGAAAAAGACTCTCAGAGAAATTTCTGGTGAGGCTATTAGGCAAAACAGCCCAAGGGCTAGAGAAGCAAACAACAACCGAAGACCTATGGTGCGATAGACATGTCAAACTCTGTGATGGTTCAACAGTTGTGATGAGCGATACCCCACTAAATCAAACAGAATATCCTCAGCACAGTAATCAAACACTTGGGTGTGGTTTTCCCATTGCCAAAATTGTTGTGATGTTTAGCTTGGCAACGGGAGCTGCTCTAGAAATATTGATTGCCCCGTTTAGGACAGGAGAAGTGACTCTAGCTCGCCAACTCTATCCCAAGCTGATGCCTGATGATGTCGTGTTAGCTGATCGTGCCTTTGGCAGCTATGTGGACTTGGTACTCATCCAACAATACTCGGCTGATGCCGTGTTTCGTAAACATCAGAGTCGTAAAAGTGACTTTCGACGGGGCAAAAAACTAGGGATTGGAGACCACATCGTTACTTGGAGCAAGCCCCATCGCCGTCCTACGGGCATGAGTCAGGATGAATTTGCCAAACTTCCCACTCACGTCCAGGTGCGAGAAATCCATCTACTAATTCAGCAAAAGGGCTTTCGCTCCAAAGAGATTATTTTGGTTACTACCTTACTAGATGCCCAGGTTTATACCAAAACCAAGCTAGCTCAACTTTACCAGTGGCGCTGGCAAGTTGAGGTAGATCTACGCCATGTCAAAACCACTTTAGGTATGGAGATGCTGCGCGGGAAAACTCCAGAAATGGTTCGCAAAGAAATCTATGTGCATCTTCTGGCTTACAACTTGTTACGAACCGTGATGTGGCAGGCAGGTAAACAAGCTGGAGTTTGTCCAGTGCGTATTTCTTTGCAAGGCACTCGTCAGCATTTAAGCCACTTCTGCTGCCAGTTCTACAAAGCTGGAGCTAAAAAGCGAGCAAAGCTTTACGACGCATTCTTGATTGTAGTGACTGACAAGCTTCTACCAGAACGTCCCTATCGCTATGAACCTCGACTCAAGAAACGACGCCCCAAGCCTTATGGCTGGATGCAGCAACCCCGCGACGTTCTCAAGCGTCAGCTAGTTGCCTGA